A genomic segment from Cryptosporangium minutisporangium encodes:
- the mftB gene encoding mycofactocin biosynthesis chaperone MftB (MftB, a small protein, is a peptide chaperone that assists the radical SAM enzyme MftC in performing two modifications to the C-terminal Val-Tyr dipeptide of the mycofactocin precursor peptide, MftA. MftB's role is analogous to the role of PqqD in the biosynthesis of PQQ, a cofactor that derives entirely from a Tyr and a Glu in the precursor PqqA.), giving the protein MPVSAAQPAAGPGFDLDRAWGIHPQVAVRPEPFGALLYHFGTRRLSFLKDPTLLAVVQALPEHPSARAALAASGADAAAQRRLARALATLAATDMITERTEASS; this is encoded by the coding sequence CTGCCTGTGAGCGCTGCCCAGCCGGCAGCCGGGCCGGGGTTCGACCTGGACCGCGCCTGGGGGATCCACCCCCAGGTCGCGGTCCGGCCCGAGCCGTTCGGGGCCCTTCTCTACCACTTCGGCACCCGCCGGCTCTCGTTCCTGAAAGATCCCACCCTCCTCGCGGTGGTGCAGGCCTTGCCGGAGCACCCTTCGGCACGCGCCGCCCTCGCCGCGTCCGGAGCCGACGCGGCCGCCCAACGGCGGCTCGCGCGGGCGCTGGCCACGCTGGCGGCCACCGACATGATCACCGAACGGACGGAGGCCTCCTCGTGA
- the mftR gene encoding mycofactocin system transcriptional regulator (MftR, the mycofactocin system transcriptional regulator, is an uncharacterized TetR family DNA-binding transcription factor. Its role is inferred by context. It occurs as part of the biosynthesis locus for mycofactocin, a partially characterized electron carrier derived from the terminal Val-Tyr dipeptide of the precursor peptide MftA, through a radical SAM enzyme-mediated process.), with protein sequence MTNAPTPSAGTGPARMGRPPATSHDELERIGLELFTTRGFDETTIDDIAATAGISRRTFFRYYTSKNDLVWGDFDTELARLRDRLAATPPEVPMMAALREAVVAFNQVDAAHVALHRRRMALILGVPTLIAHSTLRFAGWRDVIAEFVAARVGGAATALLPQLVAHASLGCAVAAYTDWLRDPGAELEPLLDRAIAELSVGFAGHEGPR encoded by the coding sequence ATGACGAACGCGCCTACCCCGTCGGCCGGGACGGGGCCTGCGCGGATGGGCCGTCCACCGGCGACGTCACACGACGAGCTGGAGCGGATCGGGCTGGAGCTCTTCACTACCCGGGGATTCGACGAGACGACGATCGACGACATCGCCGCGACCGCGGGGATCAGTCGGCGCACGTTCTTCCGCTACTACACGTCGAAAAATGATCTTGTCTGGGGTGATTTCGACACCGAGCTGGCGCGTCTGCGGGACCGGCTCGCCGCGACGCCTCCGGAAGTTCCGATGATGGCCGCGCTCCGGGAGGCGGTCGTCGCGTTCAACCAGGTCGACGCCGCTCACGTCGCGCTGCACCGACGGCGGATGGCCCTGATCCTCGGCGTACCGACGCTGATCGCGCACTCGACGTTGCGCTTCGCCGGCTGGCGCGACGTCATCGCCGAGTTCGTCGCCGCTCGCGTCGGCGGAGCGGCCACCGCCCTGCTGCCGCAGTTGGTCGCGCACGCGTCGCTGGGCTGCGCGGTCGCCGCGTACACCGACTGGCTCCGCGACCCCGGCGCCGAGCTGGAGCCGCTGCTCGACCGGGCGATCGCCGAGCTGTCGGTCGGCTTCGCGGGCCACGAGGGGCCGCGGTGA
- the mftA gene encoding mycofactocin precursor MftA (Mycofactocin is a small molecule electron carrier derived from the final two amino acids, Val-Tyr, of MftA, the mycofactocin precursor. It plays a role in redox homeostasis and the metabolism of alcohols and aldehydes in Actinobacteria, including Mycobacterium tuberculosis.) yields MPVEVLAAQTAAETESVATAETVDLVEEDLLVEDVSIDGMCGVY; encoded by the coding sequence ATGCCTGTCGAGGTACTTGCCGCGCAGACCGCCGCCGAGACCGAGTCGGTTGCCACCGCTGAGACCGTTGACCTGGTCGAGGAGGACTTGCTGGTGGAGGACGTGTCGATCGACGGGATGTGCGGCGTCTACTGA
- a CDS encoding mycofactocin system FadH/OYE family oxidoreductase 1: MVSLTDPVRLAGAIPPSRVVFGPHETNLARGRALADRAVAYYAERAAGGTGVLVTEIASVTEDDWPYERAPLAAECGPGWAAIADACRRYGTVVLAGLGHAGLQGSSAYSQQVLWAPSSVADVVTREQPAAMEQPQIDAVVAAFGAAAAAAVDAGLAGVELNAGANSLLRQFLSGLTNQRLDRYGTDRSRFLRDVIAAVRAAVGPDRVLALRLSCDEDAPWAGLTPVEAAAVVDAVAGSLDLLTVVRAGHYSSARYRPTARTAPTFNRDLCRTMRTAAAGRVPVVLQGSVVDPAAAQRALDEGVADLVEMTRAQIAEPRLVTLVRGGAADRVRPCVLCNQACQVRDVRNPLVSCVAEPRAGHETVEPEVAAAATGTSEVLVVGGGPAGLEAARVLALRGHRVRLAERSARLGGALRTAAHGPGRERLRLLVEWLEAECRRLGVDIRLDTDVDLTALGAEQHVVLAVGSRSATGDRAAAWREAARAESDPDTASAGEPVVLDVLEVLAGSAVVPPGAVVLDDPIGGPVAVALAEYLADAGHRVHVVTPDPVLGARTPELADANFRLEALGVHRELRTRIRSVAAGAVVLEHVWTGARRRVACAAIVDCGHRLPDDTAGVPDLPRAGDCVAPRTALEAVLDGRRAALAVDGGPAKPLRVGPETPRSAQRRGRPRALRSRPQPTEEARR, from the coding sequence ATGGTCTCCCTGACGGACCCGGTGCGACTCGCCGGTGCGATCCCCCCGTCCCGGGTCGTGTTCGGTCCACACGAGACCAACCTGGCCCGGGGCCGGGCGCTCGCCGACCGTGCGGTCGCGTACTACGCGGAGCGCGCGGCCGGAGGCACCGGCGTCCTGGTCACCGAGATCGCCTCGGTGACCGAGGACGACTGGCCGTACGAGCGGGCGCCGCTGGCGGCCGAGTGCGGGCCGGGCTGGGCCGCGATCGCGGACGCCTGCCGCCGCTACGGCACCGTCGTCTTAGCGGGACTGGGCCACGCGGGCCTCCAAGGGTCGAGCGCGTACTCGCAGCAGGTGCTGTGGGCGCCGTCCTCGGTGGCCGACGTGGTCACCAGGGAACAGCCGGCCGCGATGGAACAGCCCCAGATCGACGCCGTCGTGGCCGCGTTCGGTGCCGCCGCGGCGGCCGCGGTCGACGCCGGTCTGGCCGGTGTCGAGCTGAACGCCGGAGCGAACTCGCTGCTGCGTCAGTTCCTCTCCGGCCTGACCAACCAGCGGCTCGACCGGTACGGAACCGACCGCTCCCGCTTCCTGCGGGACGTGATCGCCGCGGTCCGGGCCGCCGTCGGGCCGGACCGAGTGCTCGCACTGCGCCTGTCCTGCGACGAGGACGCGCCCTGGGCAGGCCTCACCCCGGTGGAGGCCGCGGCCGTCGTGGACGCCGTCGCCGGCAGCCTCGACCTGCTCACGGTCGTCCGGGCCGGGCACTACTCGTCGGCGCGGTACCGGCCGACCGCCCGCACCGCGCCCACCTTCAACCGAGACCTCTGCCGGACGATGCGCACCGCGGCGGCCGGCCGGGTGCCGGTCGTCCTGCAGGGCAGCGTCGTGGATCCGGCCGCCGCCCAGCGCGCACTGGACGAGGGCGTCGCGGACCTGGTGGAGATGACGCGCGCCCAGATCGCCGAGCCCCGGCTCGTCACGCTCGTCCGCGGCGGCGCCGCGGACCGCGTCCGGCCCTGTGTGCTGTGCAACCAGGCCTGCCAGGTGCGAGACGTCCGCAACCCGCTGGTGAGCTGCGTGGCGGAGCCGCGCGCCGGACACGAGACGGTCGAACCCGAGGTCGCCGCGGCCGCGACCGGCACCAGCGAGGTGCTGGTGGTCGGCGGCGGGCCGGCCGGGCTGGAGGCGGCCCGGGTGCTGGCGCTGCGCGGACACCGGGTGCGGCTGGCCGAGCGGTCGGCTCGGCTCGGCGGAGCGCTGCGAACCGCCGCCCACGGGCCGGGGCGGGAGCGGCTGCGTCTGCTGGTCGAGTGGCTGGAGGCCGAGTGCCGCCGGCTCGGCGTCGACATCCGGCTCGACACCGACGTGGACCTGACCGCGCTCGGCGCGGAGCAGCACGTCGTGCTCGCCGTCGGGTCGCGGTCGGCGACGGGCGATCGGGCCGCGGCCTGGCGCGAGGCCGCGCGCGCCGAAAGCGACCCGGACACGGCGTCGGCCGGCGAGCCGGTGGTGCTCGACGTCCTGGAGGTGCTCGCCGGGAGTGCGGTGGTGCCACCGGGTGCGGTGGTGCTCGACGACCCGATCGGGGGACCGGTGGCGGTGGCGCTCGCGGAGTACCTCGCGGACGCCGGCCACCGGGTGCACGTGGTCACGCCGGACCCGGTGCTCGGCGCCCGCACCCCCGAGCTGGCCGACGCGAACTTCCGCCTCGAAGCGCTCGGCGTCCACCGTGAGCTGCGCACCCGCATCCGGAGCGTGGCCGCGGGTGCGGTCGTGCTGGAGCACGTCTGGACCGGTGCGCGGCGCAGGGTCGCCTGCGCCGCGATCGTCGACTGTGGCCACCGCCTGCCCGACGACACGGCCGGCGTTCCCGACCTGCCACGGGCCGGGGACTGCGTCGCACCTCGGACCGCGCTGGAGGCGGTCCTCGACGGTCGCCGCGCGGCGTTGGCGGTCGACGGCGGACCGGCGAAACCCTTACGCGTGGGGCCCGAGACCCCGCGAAGTGCACAACGACGTGGCCGGCCCCGGGCACTCCGGAGCCGGCCGCAACCTACCGAGGAAGCGCGCCGATGA
- the mftC gene encoding mycofactocin radical SAM maturase (MftC is a radical SAM/SPASM enzyme that catalyzes the first two steps in biosynthesis of the electron carrier mycofactocin from the terminal Val-Tyr dipeptide of the precursor peptide MftA.), whose amino-acid sequence MSSTTGNRLIDHFKLGLDAPICLTWELTYACNLSCVHCLSSSGRRDPRELTTAEAKAVIDELERMQVFYVNIGGGEPTVRSDFWELVDYATAHKVGVKFSTNGVKITPEVAERLAASDYVDVQISLDGATAEVNDHVRGPGSYATAIRAMENLKAAGFTGFKLSVVCTRQNVGQLDEFKAIADRYGAQLRLTRLRPSGRGADVWDELHLLPHQQRELYDWLVAHGESVLTGDSFFHLAAFGDALPGLNLCGAGRVVCLIDPVGDVYACPFAIHENFLAGSVRDEGGFTGVWRTSELFQELRQPQTGGACQSCQHYDSCQGGCMAAKFFTGLPLDGPDPECVQGYGETALATVVAGSAPKPSLDHSHRTERKPRKSGGPVALTLTRRKPASECNESPLAGFELVSQPSGSGCASGACGC is encoded by the coding sequence ATGAGCAGCACGACGGGTAACCGGCTGATCGACCACTTCAAGCTCGGCCTCGACGCCCCGATCTGCCTCACCTGGGAACTCACGTACGCGTGCAACCTGTCCTGCGTCCACTGCCTGTCGAGCTCCGGACGCCGTGACCCGCGCGAGCTGACCACCGCCGAGGCCAAGGCCGTCATCGACGAGCTGGAGCGGATGCAGGTCTTCTACGTGAACATCGGCGGTGGCGAGCCCACCGTCCGGTCGGACTTCTGGGAGCTCGTGGACTACGCGACCGCCCACAAGGTCGGCGTAAAGTTCTCCACCAACGGCGTCAAGATCACCCCCGAGGTCGCCGAGCGGCTGGCCGCCAGCGACTACGTCGACGTCCAGATCTCGCTCGACGGTGCGACCGCCGAGGTCAACGACCACGTGCGCGGACCCGGCTCGTACGCCACGGCCATCCGCGCGATGGAGAACCTGAAGGCCGCCGGCTTCACCGGTTTCAAGCTGAGCGTCGTGTGCACCCGGCAGAACGTCGGCCAGCTCGACGAGTTCAAGGCGATCGCCGACCGCTACGGAGCCCAGCTGCGGCTGACCCGGCTGCGGCCGTCCGGGCGCGGTGCGGACGTCTGGGACGAGCTGCACCTGCTGCCGCACCAGCAGCGGGAGCTCTACGACTGGCTGGTCGCGCACGGCGAGTCGGTGCTGACCGGCGACTCGTTCTTCCACCTGGCCGCGTTCGGCGACGCCCTGCCCGGCTTGAACCTGTGCGGCGCGGGCCGGGTCGTCTGCCTGATCGACCCGGTCGGCGACGTCTACGCCTGCCCGTTCGCGATCCACGAGAACTTCCTCGCCGGATCGGTGCGCGACGAAGGCGGCTTCACCGGCGTCTGGCGGACGTCCGAGCTGTTCCAGGAGCTGCGGCAGCCGCAGACCGGCGGCGCCTGCCAGTCCTGCCAGCACTACGACTCGTGTCAGGGCGGCTGCATGGCGGCGAAGTTCTTCACCGGGCTCCCGCTGGACGGTCCGGACCCGGAGTGCGTGCAGGGCTACGGCGAGACCGCGCTCGCCACGGTCGTCGCGGGCAGTGCCCCGAAGCCGTCGCTCGACCACTCGCACCGCACCGAGCGGAAGCCGCGCAAGTCGGGAGGCCCGGTGGCGCTCACGCTCACCCGCCGCAAGCCGGCGAGTGAGTGCAACGAGAGCCCGCTCGCCGGGTTCGAGCTGGTCAGCCAGCCTTCTGGCTCCGGGTGTGCCTCCGGCGCGTGCGGCTGCTGA